The Streptomyces sp. NBC_00510 genomic interval TGGAGGGATCAGGGCTGGACAGGGCGAGGATGTGCGCGCGATGGCTGTGGACCCGGCCCATCGCGTCCACCAGCGTGGCGCAGCCCAGCCGTGCCGCCCTGGCCGCGTAATCCGCGTCGTCATGGCTGCTCATGCTTCTCCTCCGAGCTTGCCGTGGCGGTGCCGACCGCAACCGATGCCTTAGCTCGACGGATCGTCGACCTTGATCGCATCCCCCGTGTTGCTGATGAAGACGACCAGCAACTGCGCGGGCTCCGTTCGGCTGGCGTTCTCCGACAGCACGTGGTGGGCGCCCGGCGGCTCGACCCAGTACTCACCCTTGCGGTAGGTGTGAACCGGCTCTCCGGCGAGCTGACTGCGCACCGTGCCCTTGAGCACGTAGGCGTAGACGAAGGCATCCCCGTGCCGATGCGGGGGCGTACTCCCATCGGGCGGGTAGTCGACGACCGCTGAGGTGAACGTCTTGCCCTTGACGTTCGGGAGTGCCTGCTCGAGCAGGACGGACAGCTTGTCGGTCGGCCGCATGGACGTTTCCGGAGCGACGACGGCAGCCGGCGCCTCGCCGTTGCCGACCTTCGCCGCGGGGGCGCATGCGGCGACAGCCGCCATGGTGAGGCCGAAAGCGAGAATGCCACGACGGAACGCCATCGGGGTCATGGCGGCTCTCCTATTCCTGTTCGAATTCTGCGATGTGCGGCGCGCAATACGAAGGGTTCCGGAATGCGAATCCACTGCGGCAGCCGACCCATCGAGGATCCTAAAGCGGAATCGGCCCCTCCGCCTGGTTTGCTGTCGACTGACGATCGGGCTGAATTCGGCCCGCGCGAAATGGCTCAAGCCCCCGGGATCGGCCCCGGGGGCTTGAGCACGCCCATCCTCGTGCCCGGCGTCAGACGGTGCTGACGACCTCGTCGTAGGCCAGTCGCGGGTTGCGCGCGAACCACGCGTCCGTGCCCGGGTTGCCGATGTTGACGACGGCGAGGACGGAGTGGTCGCCGTCGGGGAAGAACTCCTTGTTGATCGCGTCGGCGTCGAAGCCGGTCATCGGGCCGGCGGCGAGCCCGGCGGCGCGGACGCCGACGATGAAGTAGCCCACCTGCAGTGCGGCGTTCAGGGCGGCGGAGCGCTCGCGGACCGCGCGCTCGGCGAAGAACACGTCCTTGGCCTGCGGGAAGTGCGGGAAGACTGCGGGCAGTTCCTGATGGAACTCGTTGTCGGCGGCGAGCAGGGCGACCAGCGGCGCGGTCGCGGTCTTCTTCTTGTTGCCCTCGGCCAGGTGCTGCACCAGACGCGCGCGGGCGTCCTCGGAACGGACCAGGACCACCCGCAGCGGCTGCTGGTTCATGGAGGTCGGGCCGTACTTGACCAGGTCGTAGATGTCCTGGACCTGCTCGTCGGTGACCGGGGCGTCGGTGAAGGTGTTGGCGGTGCGGGCCTCACGGAAGAGCAGGTCCTGTGCGGCGGGGTCGAGTACGAGCGTCATGGCGGTTCCTCGGGTCGGTACGGTCGGTACGGTCGGTCCGGTTGACGGGGGTGAGAGGCGCCGTACGGTCCTGGCCCACCAGAACTGGGCGCCCGCGCCGAGCAGGTACACGCCGGTGGCGGTGGCCCCCACCAGGCCCCACAGCAGGGGGCCGGACAGGACGTGCGCCAGCAGAGAGCTGAGCACGGCGCCGAGGGCGACCGTGGGCAGGTGCAGTGCGGCCCAGACGGGGCCGGCCGGTGGTGCCGTGCGGGCCAGGGGACGCCCGGGGCCGCCGTGGGCGGCGGCCCCCACCGCGACGTAGGTGAGCGTGGCGCCGGTGAGCAGCGCCAGCACCTCCGCGCCGGACGGTGTGTCCCGTGCGGACGCGGTCACGGCGGTGGCCGTCCACAGGGCCAGGGTGTAGCCGTGGGGTGCCGCGCCGGCCGCCACGATGCCCTGGAGAGAGCCGCGGTATCCGCGCGCGGTCGTCATGGTCCCTCACTCCCGGAACTGAGTGGGGCGGCCACCGGACCGGAGGCCTGCCCCGCCACCAGCATCGGGAGGAGGGGCATGGGCGGGCATCGCCCATTCAAGGGATCTTGGCGGCCCGCGCGGTGAGGCCGCGATCAGGCCGCGATCAGGCCGCGGTCAGGTCCGGTCGGTGCCGACGCGGGTCCGTTCCACCGCCAACCGGGTCAGTTCCACGCGGGTGTTGATGCCCAGCTTGGTGAAGACGTGCTTCAGGTGGGTGTTGACCGTGTGGACGGACAGGTAGAGGCGGTCGGCGATGGCCCGGTTGGTGAGTCCCTCCGCGACGAGGGGCACCACCTTCAGCTCGGACTCGGTCAGGCTGTCCCAGCCGGAGGTGGCGGCCGCGCGGCGGGGCATCCCGGAGGCGCGTACGCCGAGGTCCCGCAGGAGGCGGCGGACGCGCTCGTTGTCGTGGAGGGCCCCGGCCGCGGCCGTGAGCCGCGCGGCCTCCTCCAGCGACGCGACCGCCGCATCGGTGCGGCCGTGTGCGGCCAGGAGGGTGCCCAGGTCCTCGTGTGCCGCGGCAACCGCCGGGAGGCGGCCCCCGAGACGGTGCCCGGCGACGGCCGCCCCCAGTGCCGCGGGGTCGTCGTGGAGGAGCCCGTCGATGTGGTCCCGTACGGCCAGGACGACGTCCTGGCCGCCGTTCTCCTCGGCCACGGCGCGCACGACCGTGGCCACCGCCTCGGCCGTCGCCCGGTCGCCGCCGCGCAGCGCCGTACGCGCCAGGGCCGGCCAGTGGCCGGGGGGCAGACAGAGCAGCCAGGCCGTACGGTCGCCCGCGTGGAAGAAGGCGCCGAGTGCCTCGGCCGCCGCCGTGCCGTGGCCCTGGGCCTGCAGGAGGCGGGCGTGGGCGAGCGCCGTCCACGGGCCGTACGGGGTGCCGCCCGATGCGGCCGCCGTCGCGGCCCGCAGATGCGCACCGGCCTGGGCGAGGTCGCCGCGCGCGGTGTCGACCAGGGCCAGGAGGGCGCGGACCAGGGGCACCGCGCGGGCCGTCTCCAGCTCCGCGGCGACGGTGAGGCAGGCTTCGGCCTCCACGGCCGCGTCGTCCAGGGCGCCGCCTTCCAGCAGGGCGATGGCCCGGCAGGCGTGCCAGTGGGGCAGTGACCAGCCCAGGCCGAGGGATTCGGCGGAGCGCTGGCCCTCGCGCAGTACCCGCGGGGCGTCCTCCAGCCGGTCGGTGGACAGCATCACGATGGCGAGCCACAGCGCCGGGATGCGGGGCGGCCGCAGCCGCAGGCCGTCGGCGGTCGTGGCGGCCCGTCCGGATGCGTTCTCGGCGAGTTCGAGGGCGCGGGCCAGGTGGCCGCGGTAGAAGGCGGTCTGCGACTGGAAGACCATGGCGCTGACGACGACGGCCGGGTCGGCGCTGCGGTACGCCGCCTCGACCAGCCCGGTGTCCGTCTCCTCCGCGGCCGCGATCTCGCGGCGGTGGATGTGGGCGGTCGCCTTGGCCTTGAGCAGCCGGACGCGCAGGTCCTGCGGGAGGTCGGGCAGCTCCAGGGCCCGCCGCAGATGGCTCATCGCGGCCGCGTCGTCGCCCGCCGCCTGGTGGATCTCGCCGCCGACCAGCCGGAGCGCGGCCTCCTGGGCGGGTCGCAGTCCGTCGGAGATGGTGGCGTCGACCAGTTCGAGGGCCTCGTTGACCCGCCGGGTCCAGCCGAGCAGTTCGGCCGCGTGGGTGAGCAGTTCGACGCGCCGCGGGTCGTGGGCGGGCAGCAGGTCCGCCGCCTGACGTGCGAGGTCGGCGGCGGATCCGGGGACGGTCCGCGACAGCTCCCGGACCGCGGTGGTCAGGGTGTGCACGGACGCGTCGTCGATGGTGCCGCCGGCGAGGACGAGGTGCCAGGCGATCTCCGCCCGGTCGCCGCCGCCGTCGCGCAGGGCGTCGGCGGCCTCCCGGTGCAGGGCCACGCGCACGGGCAGCGGGAGGTCGTCGTGGACGGCCTGCCGGATCAGGTCGTGCCGGAAGGCGAACCGGCGGCCCGCGCTGACCAGCAGTTGTGCGCCCAGGACGCTGTCCACGGCGGACAGCAGCCCGCCGACGGGCCTGCCGAGCATCCGGGCGACGACGCCGAGGTCGAACGCGCGGCCCAGCACCGAGCCGATCTGCAGCAGATGCCGTGCGTCCTCGGGGAGCCGGTCCAGCCGCTGCTGGACGCTGCGCCGGAATCCGGCGGGCATCTCCTGGGTCAGAGGGGTCGCGGTGCCGTCATGGATGCCGACGGCGTCGGCGTCGCGCAGCGAGCGCAGGAGTTCGATCGCCAGGAAGGGGTTGCCCGCGCTGCCGTCCAGCAGCCGGGACAGGGCGGGGGTGGGCGCCGCCCCGAGGACGTCCGCCGCCAGCTGCCGCAGCGCCACGGGCGGGAGCGGCCCGAGGGTCAGCCCGCGCGCCCCCCGGTCTCGCAGCGTACGGCTCATCCGGGTGACGTCGGTCCGTTCGGTGCCGGAGCGTACGGCGATCACCCACAGGACCCGGGAGGCCGCCAGCCGCCCGGGCAGCGTCCGCAGGGCGAACAAGGTGGCCGGGTCCGCCCATTGCGCGTCGTCGACGAGGACCGCCACCGGGGCGCGCTGCGCGCGGTCCTCCAGGGCGTCGGTGATGCCGTCCAGCAGCCACAGCCGCCGGTCGCCGGTGGCGTCGGGGGCCCGGCCGGCGCCGGCGGAGGGGCCGTGCACCGCGGCGTACAGCGCGGCCAGTGGGGCGTACTGGTCGAGCTCGTCGGCCCGTACCCACAGGACGTCGAACCCGGCCGCGCCCGCCAGCTCTCCCAGGTGGGTCAGCAGTCCGCTCTTGCCGGTGCCGGACGCGCCCTCCACGAGCACGCACGCGCCTTCCCCGCGGAGCACCCCGTCCAGGGCCGCGCGCAGGGCGGCGATCTCGTCGTCGCGGCCCCTCAGGTGGGGGGAGTGCGTCGTCCGGGAGACCGCATCGTGCATGCCGCAATCGTGCCGCACGGGACCGGGCCTCCTCAATGCCGGAGGGCCTGTGACCGGCGGTTTCACCCGGGGTGATGTGCCGCGGCGGGGCTCGCTCTCACCCCGTTGGGGCGCAGGCTGCATTCCATCCAGATCCCGTGTCCCGGAAAGGAGCACGACGTGCGTACAGGCAAGGAATACCTGGCGGCACTCGACGACGGCCGGAAGGTGTGGGTGGGCGACGAGCTCGTCGACAACGTCGCCACGCACCCGAAGACCAGGGCGTACGCCCGGCGGATCGCCGAGTTCTACGACCTGCACCACCGCCCGGACCTCCAGGACGTCATGACGTTCGTGGACGAGGACGGTGTCCGCCGGTCCATGACGTGGTTCCAGCACCGCAGCAAGGACGACCTGAAGCGCAAGCGGCGCTACATCGAGACCGTGCTGCACGAGCTGGGCGGCGGCGCCACCCCGCGCACCCCCGACGTCAACAACTACGTCCTGCTGACCTACGTCGACGACCCCGAGCCCTGGAGCAGCCAGGCCGTGGGGACCGACGGCCGGGACCTCACCGCGGGGATCCTCGACTTCTGGCGGCAGGCACGGGACGGCGACCTCAACACGACGCCGGCGTTCGTGGACCCGCAGACCGACCGTTCCCGTGAGTCCGCCCAGGCGGAATCGCCCGCGCTGAAGGTCGTGGCCACCTCCGACGAGGGCATCACCGTGCGGGGCGTCAAGGCCATCGGCACGGGCGCGGCCTTCGGCGACTGGATCCACATCGGCGTGTTCTACCGCCCGGGCATCCAGCCGGAGCAGGTCATCTTCGGCGCGGTCCCGCCCAACGCGCCCGGCGTCACCATCATCTGCCGGGAGAGCAACGTCCGCGACGGCGAGGACGTCGAGCACCCGCTCGCCTCGCAGGGCGACGAGCTCGACAGCGTCATCCTCTTCGAGGACGTGCTGATCCCCTGGGACCGGGTGTTCCACATCGGCAACCCCCAGCACGCCGCGCTGTACCCGCAGCGCGTCTTCGACTGGCTGCACTACCAGGCGCTCGTGCGGCAGATGGTGCGCGCCGAGCTGATGCTCGGACTGACCCTGCTGATCACCGAGCACATCGGCACCTACCAGCTGCCCCCGGTGCAGGCGCGCATCTCGCAGTTCGCCGGGTTCCACCAGACGCTGAAGGCCCATGTGCTCGCCTGCGAGGACGAGGGCTTCACCACCCCGGGCGGCCTGTACAAGCCGAACGTCCTGATGTTCGACTACGGCAGGGCGTACTACCTGGAGAACATCGCCCGCATGGTCAACGAGGTGATCGACCTGGCCGGGCGCGCCTCGCTGATCTTCCCCACCGAGGGGCAGTGGCAGCGCCCGGAGCTGCGGCCCTGGCTGGAGGCACTGCAGACCGGCCCGGTCGGCAGGCCGCACGACCGGCTGAAGATCAGCCGGGTGATCCGTGACCTGTTCCTGTCCGACTGGGGCGACCGCATCAGCACCTTCGAGAACTTCAACGGCACGCCGCTGCTGGCGATCCGCACGCTCACCATGAAGCGCGCCGAACTGTCCCCGAGCGGGCCCATCGCCGACCTCGCCCGGAAGGTGTGCGGCATCGACGGTCCCGCCGAGGAGAAGGACACCGCGTACACGGCCCAGGCGGATTACGCCCGCCGGCAGGACGCGTCGTAGGAGGTGCCGGGCCCGGGATGCAGCACGCCGCACTCCCGGGCCCGGGCCACCGCGCCGCTGCGGCTGTGCGCGTCGAGCTTCCGGAAGAGGGAACTGACCTGGGTCTTCACGGTGTTGCGGGACACATGCAGCTCGGCGGCGATCTCCCGCAGCGTCAGCGGACCGCACAAGGCGCGCAGGATGCGGCGTTCCCCGGGGGACAGGTCCTGCGCTCGCGGCACCGGTGCTGCTGCTGTGGCCGGCTCGGGCCGTGCCGTGCCAAGGCGCGCGAGCAGACCGCCCAGCACCTCCGGAACGGCACCGCCTTCCTCAGGCACGGACACGGGGACGGCGCCGCGAACGCCGCGCGGCAGACCCGACGCGACGACGCCGGCCAGCGCCCACAAGTGCGGCTCGCCGCCGTGGACGGTCGCCGTCAGCGCCCGTGTCGCGCCGGACAGGGCATCGGCGGCCTCGGCGCGGGCAAGGTCCTCCAACAGCAGTCCCGCATGGCACAGATGGGCGGGCGCCGCGGTGAAGTGGCCGGTCAGACCCTCGGCACGGGCCGTTTCCAGCGCCTGCTCCACCAGGGTGCGCGCCCGTTCCCGGTTCCCGTCCAGATACGCGCACAGGGCCCGCGAGCCCAGGGCGCGGACCAGGACCAGCGAGTGCCGAGCGCCGTGCGCGTCGCGGACCGCCTCGGCCAGGCGGGCGTCCGCCTCCTGCGTACGCCCCTGCCACAGCAGTGCGGTGCCCTGGGCGACGCAGGCCAGCGCCCGCCAGGCGGTCAGCGCGGCGGGACGGCGCACGTCCGCCCCGTCGAGCCGGACCTGAGCGGGGCCCTCCCCCCGCAGACAGCGGACGAGGGCACGGGCAACGGCCCCCGCCTGCGCCACCGTTCCCCCTTCCCCCACGGTGCCCGGCCCGCACGGCCGGGCCTTCGCCACGTCGAGCCACCGCTCGGCCGCCTCGGGATCGCCCTCGCACAACGCGGTCATCGCCGCCACGACACACAGCCGGGCGTCGGCGCGGACCGCGCGAGCCGGCAGCATGCGCAGCCACCGTGC includes:
- a CDS encoding malonic semialdehyde reductase, with product MTLVLDPAAQDLLFREARTANTFTDAPVTDEQVQDIYDLVKYGPTSMNQQPLRVVLVRSEDARARLVQHLAEGNKKKTATAPLVALLAADNEFHQELPAVFPHFPQAKDVFFAERAVRERSAALNAALQVGYFIVGVRAAGLAAGPMTGFDADAINKEFFPDGDHSVLAVVNIGNPGTDAWFARNPRLAYDEVVSTV
- a CDS encoding 4-hydroxyphenylacetate 3-hydroxylase family protein, with the translated sequence MRTGKEYLAALDDGRKVWVGDELVDNVATHPKTRAYARRIAEFYDLHHRPDLQDVMTFVDEDGVRRSMTWFQHRSKDDLKRKRRYIETVLHELGGGATPRTPDVNNYVLLTYVDDPEPWSSQAVGTDGRDLTAGILDFWRQARDGDLNTTPAFVDPQTDRSRESAQAESPALKVVATSDEGITVRGVKAIGTGAAFGDWIHIGVFYRPGIQPEQVIFGAVPPNAPGVTIICRESNVRDGEDVEHPLASQGDELDSVILFEDVLIPWDRVFHIGNPQHAALYPQRVFDWLHYQALVRQMVRAELMLGLTLLITEHIGTYQLPPVQARISQFAGFHQTLKAHVLACEDEGFTTPGGLYKPNVLMFDYGRAYYLENIARMVNEVIDLAGRASLIFPTEGQWQRPELRPWLEALQTGPVGRPHDRLKISRVIRDLFLSDWGDRISTFENFNGTPLLAIRTLTMKRAELSPSGPIADLARKVCGIDGPAEEKDTAYTAQADYARRQDAS
- a CDS encoding AAA family ATPase — its product is MHDAVSRTTHSPHLRGRDDEIAALRAALDGVLRGEGACVLVEGASGTGKSGLLTHLGELAGAAGFDVLWVRADELDQYAPLAALYAAVHGPSAGAGRAPDATGDRRLWLLDGITDALEDRAQRAPVAVLVDDAQWADPATLFALRTLPGRLAASRVLWVIAVRSGTERTDVTRMSRTLRDRGARGLTLGPLPPVALRQLAADVLGAAPTPALSRLLDGSAGNPFLAIELLRSLRDADAVGIHDGTATPLTQEMPAGFRRSVQQRLDRLPEDARHLLQIGSVLGRAFDLGVVARMLGRPVGGLLSAVDSVLGAQLLVSAGRRFAFRHDLIRQAVHDDLPLPVRVALHREAADALRDGGGDRAEIAWHLVLAGGTIDDASVHTLTTAVRELSRTVPGSAADLARQAADLLPAHDPRRVELLTHAAELLGWTRRVNEALELVDATISDGLRPAQEAALRLVGGEIHQAAGDDAAAMSHLRRALELPDLPQDLRVRLLKAKATAHIHRREIAAAEETDTGLVEAAYRSADPAVVVSAMVFQSQTAFYRGHLARALELAENASGRAATTADGLRLRPPRIPALWLAIVMLSTDRLEDAPRVLREGQRSAESLGLGWSLPHWHACRAIALLEGGALDDAAVEAEACLTVAAELETARAVPLVRALLALVDTARGDLAQAGAHLRAATAAASGGTPYGPWTALAHARLLQAQGHGTAAAEALGAFFHAGDRTAWLLCLPPGHWPALARTALRGGDRATAEAVATVVRAVAEENGGQDVVLAVRDHIDGLLHDDPAALGAAVAGHRLGGRLPAVAAAHEDLGTLLAAHGRTDAAVASLEEAARLTAAAGALHDNERVRRLLRDLGVRASGMPRRAAATSGWDSLTESELKVVPLVAEGLTNRAIADRLYLSVHTVNTHLKHVFTKLGINTRVELTRLAVERTRVGTDRT
- a CDS encoding cupin domain-containing protein; translation: MTPMAFRRGILAFGLTMAAVAACAPAAKVGNGEAPAAVVAPETSMRPTDKLSVLLEQALPNVKGKTFTSAVVDYPPDGSTPPHRHGDAFVYAYVLKGTVRSQLAGEPVHTYRKGEYWVEPPGAHHVLSENASRTEPAQLLVVFISNTGDAIKVDDPSS